A segment of the Cricetulus griseus strain 17A/GY chromosome 6, alternate assembly CriGri-PICRH-1.0, whole genome shotgun sequence genome:
GTAGCCAGTAAGTGTCAGCCATTAAAGCAAGCTTCAATGGTATGTGAACAATGATAGAGTCCGGTATACTATTCCAAAGTAGACTTCCTAGAAAGAATGCCACCTCAGTGTTCCCCAAAACCTGGCAAGGATTCCCTTTTCTTCCATCATTGATGCTAATCACCAAACCAAGAAAGGTCCAcatgccaggtgatggtggtgcatgcctttaatcccagcactcaggaggcagaggcagacagatctctgtgagttctaggacaaccagggctacacagagaagccctgtctcaaaaaaacagaaagaaagaaaaggaaagaaaaagaaaggtatacCTGTCACAGGACAGGTATTAGCTAATGAATCATTTGAAGGGTTTGAACCTCCTGACTACAGGGACTTCTCCCAGAGTGGGCATgtttgggtgtgctttactgaaaATGTGCATTGAGagacttcttttattttatttggggatttttgttgtttgtttgtttgtttgtttgtttgttgagacacggtttctctgggcagccctggctgtcctggagctcactatgtagaccaggctggcctcaaattcacagagaccctgctgcctctgcctctcgagggctgggattaaaggtgtgcaccaccaccacacagcttgaGACTCTTCAAAAAACATTACTGccgctaggtgtggtggcattgttattttatttatttatttttgagacagtcgctatacagccctggctgtcctgggactcactctgtagagcagtctGTCCTCGgagtcacagagatccccctgcctgtgcctcccaagtgctaggattaagacATGTACCACTAGTCCTGGCCAAAACTCTTTTACACACAGTGTGTCTGCTACTTCTCTTGTTGCTCTAACAAAATAACCAACAGAaccaacttaagggaagaaagattCATTTGGGCTCACAGCTTCAGAGAACACAGTCTGTCACAGCAAGAAAGATGTAGCAACTGAAATGACCTGTCAGGGCAGGAGCTGGTTGTAGGAGGGTTGACTCCCCCAGTCCCCTAGGGGGCCACTTCCTTCTGGGAAATCACACATTCCCAAAGTTTACCCATCTCCTGAAACAGCagcaccagctggagaccaagtgttctaACACATGGGCACAAGGAGACAATTCTTATAAAACTGTaagacatgggggggggggaaagttAATATTTCCGCAGGAGTGTGCAAAATCCCTCCTAGCAGTTGtttttaacactttttaaaagacttattgcTATTTTTGTGTATGAGCCTTGCACCACACGCATGGCTAGTACCTGAAGGGGTCAGAATAGGgcttcagatccccaggaactagagttaagGCAGTTGTCAGCAGCCTGTGGGCACTGAGAAtcgaagccaggtcctctgcaagagcagccactgttTATCACTGCTAAGCTTTCCCTTCAGTCTCCCAGCTGTTTTAACACCAAGCACCCCACAAGTGTGGAGTGGGGGGCTACAGGCATCTGTTCAGACTGTCCCTGCTTAAATAGACACACATACAGCACCAACTTTAAAGACTGGGATCTGTGTTTTCACTCAAATATACTTTGAGACATTCTTGCTACGCTGTCTAAGCCTTAGGGTTAAGCCATCCATCCTTTGCATCGGGCTTCAAGGCTGCAGGTATGGACCACTTCAGCTGGCCATCTTGAACAGCCTTGGTGTTTTTCCACAAATTCTACCTCATTTCAATAGAATATTTAGATGTTCTGATTAACAGGAAAAACTGCAAAGAAAGTTCTAAGAGACCCTGTGTACCCCACACTCCTGAGACCCCCATGTACCCCACACTGTATACTTCCCACTCCTGAGACCCCATGTACCCCACATCCAGAGACCCCGTGTAGTGAACACCCAGTTTCTCTCACTATCAATCACTCACTCCAGTACTGTGAGCTTGCTCTCATGGGTATACCGGGAATTAGCTGATGCCTGACCTGACCTGAATGAGAAGCAGCCTCCACAGACCCATTGGTTGGAAACCTGGGCTCCCAGCTGGCGGCACTATTTGAAAGTTGTGGAGCCAGATTCCctgaggaagtgggtcactgggtgTTCTAACTGCACCCCGCGTTCTGTCCACTCATTTCAGATTCAATGTAACTAGCtgtttcctgctcctgctgccatgccttgccCGCCACGGTGATGGGCTGGGTTTCCTGAGACCATGGGGCAAAACAGAACCTCCCTCCTTATGCTGCCTCTGTCAGTCACAGTAGTGACTATGAACAGCCACACTCCTGGAAAAATGGAAGAGGAACACAGGAGTGAGATGGAGCCATGTGCTAGTGTAAGCATATTGGAGTGCTGGTGTGAGCGTGTCAGAGTGTTTAACCTGTGACCATGCTCCTTGCTGGGGATGACGTGGGGTGTGCTCCTTGCTGGGGATGACGTGGGGTGTGCTCCTTGCTGGGGATGATGTGGGGTGTGCTCCTTGCTGGGGATGACGTGGGGTGTGCTCCTTGCTGGGGATGATGTGGGGTGTGCTCCTTGCTGGGGATGACGTGGGGTGTGCTCCTTGCTGGGGATGATGTGGGGTGTGCTCCCTGCTGGGGATGACGTGGGGTGTGCTCCCTGCTGGGGATGATGTGGGGTGTGCTCCCTGCTGGGGATGATGTGGGGTGTGCTCCTTCCTGGGGATGATGTGGGGTGTGCTCCTTCCTGGGGATGATGTGGGGTGTGCTCCTTCCTGGGGATGATGTGGGGTGTGCTCCTTGCTGGGGATGACGTGGGGTGTGCTCCTTGCTGGGGATGATGTGGGGTGTGCTCCTTTGGGGATGATGTGGGGTGTGCTCCCTGCTGGGGATGACGTGGGGTGTGCTCCTTGCTGGGGATGATGTGGGGTGTGCTCCCTGCTGGGGATGATGTGGGGTGTGCTCCTTCCTGGGGATGATGTGGGGTGTGCTCCCTGCTGGGGATGACGTGGGGTGTGCTCCTTCCTGGGGATGATGTGGGGTGTGCTCCTTGCTGGGGATGACGTGGGGTGTGCTCCTTCCTGGGGATGACGTGGGGTGTGCTCCTTGCTGGGGATGACGTGGGGTGTGCTCCCTGCTGGGGATGACGTGGGGTGTGCTCCTTGCTGGGGATGACGTGGGGTGTGCTCCCTGCTGGGGATGACGTGGGGTGTGCTCCCTGCTGGGGATGACGTGGGGTGTGCTCCTTTGGGGATGACGTGGGGTGTGCTCCTTGCTGGGGATGATGTGGGGTGTGCTCCTTCCTGGGGATGATGTGGGGTGTGCTCCCTGCTGGGGATGATGTGGGGTGTGCTCCTTTGGGGATGACGTGGGGTGTGCTCCTTGCTGGGGATGACGTGGGGTGTGCTCCCTGCTGGGGATGACGTGGGGTGTGCTCCCTGCTGGGGATGACGTGGGGTGTGCTCCTTTGGGGATGACGTGGGGTGTGCTCCTTGCTGGGGGTGACGTGGGGTGTGCTCCTTGCTGGGGATGACGTGGGGTGTGCTCCTTGCTGGGGATGACGTGGGGTGTGCTCCTTGCTGGGGATGACGTGTGGTGTGCTCCTTTGGGGATGACGTGGGGTGTGCTCCTTTCTGGGGATGACGTGTGGTGCGCTCCTTTGGGGATGACGTGGGGTGTGCTCCTTTGGGGATGACGTGGGGTGTGCTCCTTGCTGGGGATGACATGGGGTGTGCTCCTTGCTGGGGATGACGTGGGGTGTGCTCCTTGCTGGGGATGACGTGGGGTGTGCTCCTTGCTGGGGATGACGTGTGGTGTGCTCCTTTGGGGATGACGTGGGGTGTGCTCCTTTCTGGGGATGACGTGTGGTGCGCTCCTTTGGGGATGACGTGGGGTGTGCTCCTTTGGGGATGACGTGGGGTGTGCTCCTTGCTGGGGATGACATGGGGTGTGCTCCTTGCTGGGGATGATGTGTGGTGTGCTCCTTTGGGGATGACGTGGGGTGTGCTCCTTCCTGGGGATGATGTGGGTGTGCTCCTTCCTGGGGATGATGTGGGTGTGCTCCTTCCTGGGGATGATGTGGGTGTGCTCCTTGCTGGGGATGACGTGGGGTGTGCTCCCTGCTGGGGATGACGTGGGGTGTGCTCCCTGCTGGGGATGACGTGGGGTGTGCTCCTTCCTGGGGATGATGTGGGTGTGCTCCCTGCTGGGGATGATGTGGGGTGCACTCAAGGTgcatccttccctccccctcgGCCATCCTCACTGATCTGGTTGGAGGGTGTCACTGCTGTCTGCAACGCACTTGACAGGGTCCCTGAAGTCCCCAGCCTGGCCCCCGGGGTAGGGGGACCTGATTGTCTGCATGTGCCACCCTGATTCCATTTCAAAGTTTATACAGACCACAGACCCCTTTCAAAGGCGAAGATTAGACAACCATTTACTGCTGAATGAGAGCCAAGCTGTATCTGCCACCAGTGTTTATACTGGCTTTACAACCGCCCCATAGCGCCCCCAGGAGGCCCAGTCAGAGACTACCAACCCTGAGCACCTTCTTACCACCAACTGATGACCCTTGGGAGGTGGACACAGTGAGTCTGTGCCCCCAGCCACCCTCTCGGTGGTCAGGATTACACCTTAGCCCAGCCCCATGACATTTTCTCTTTGATGTCTGGGTCCCTGGTGGAAAGTGAGCTCCCAGGGACTGAGTCCTGTGTACCCTTGTGTCCTTGGGACCTGGAACAGTGGTTGTTGCCAAGCAAATGTTCAGTGCACAGCCTTTCCCACAATGCAGCTGGTGGCATCTTCCCCACAGGCAGGGCTTAGCAATCTGACACTCAGTTCCAAGCTTTGGGTATCTGGCCATCGGAGGTCTGCCTAATGGGACTCACTGGACCCTACAGCTCCAGCATAGCTGTTCCCTGCATTTGCTCAGCTCCTAGACATGTTGGCTATGACTCTTCTAGACTTCTGCGCTTGGACCCAGAATCCACACAGTCACCAGCAAGGTCACCATGTCCCCCAGGAAGCCTTTGCTGTTCCCTTCATTGTTTCCTTTGTACTTCCTCCCAACAGATCTCTAGTCCTCCAAGTATTATCATCACCAAGGCACCAGGCTTATGCTCCCTGTTCAGTCGCCAAGACAATGAAAGATGCATACCAGGTGTTAACGGGATGTTAGGGGAGCTAGagagaggatggctcagtggttaggagagctggctgcttttccagaggacccagacttaactcccagcaaccacacggcggctcacaaccatctatagtgggatctgatgccctctcctagCATGTAAGCAGACATGCAGATAGAGtactcatacccataaaataaatgccattaaaaaaaaagaatgctaataaaaaaaagagagagaaaagaaaaaatagggagagggagaagggtttgccatgtgaaacaagcttgttcctaatttgaactaataaaaaaaaagaaaaagaaaaagaatgttagGATGCtagggctgggaggcagaggcaagcagatctctgtgaattcgaggtcagtcaaaactacatagagaaaccctgtctcaaaaaaaaaaaaaaaagtgttaggaACACAGATCTTGGGCTAGATCCAGCTGGGGCTCCTGCTCCTCCTCACAAGGCATgtctgacttttgtttgtttttgagacagggtttctctgtgtaaccctggctatgttggaactcactctgtagaccagggtggcctcaaactcagtccacttgcctctgcttcccgagtgctgggattaaaggcaagggcTCTCAAGCTGCATACTGCtttttgcccaggctggccttgaacttgaggcaATTCGCCTGCTTCAAACTCCAGAGTGGAGTTTAAAAGTATAAACTATAACATACCTGGCCCCAAAGcaggttttcttctttcctgaacctcagtttcttcatgagTAAAATGGGTTACTGGTCTCTTCTCCACAGAGTTATATTCATATATTTCCCAGTCCTTTTCACTGAAACTCACATGGAGATGTCTGAAGATTCGCACACCTCTGTCCTTTGCCATTACACCAATGGCAACTGTTTGCTGGATTCTAGCCCAGCAATACAGTCTAGATCCCGGCACTGAGACAACAAACCCGCTTTTTCTCTGGGCGTTTGTTTGGAAGCAGACATTCAATATGGCGGCAGAGGGCTGTTCCAGAACAGCTAAGCAAACCTGGAGCCCAGGtcttgtctctgcttcatttccctttgttgtcattgttgcttTTAGCTTTTTGGCGTGTCTCCCTTCCCCACCTAATTTACCTAGCCACCTAAttcattctgttttccttcccatttggttttggttttgttgttttctgagactgggCTTCCTGAAACCAAActgtctttgaactcctgatcctcctgctttctcCTGC
Coding sequences within it:
- the LOC107980119 gene encoding uncharacterized protein DKFZp434B061 isoform X2, producing MQTIRSPYPGGQAGDFRDPVKCVADSSDTLQPDQKEHTPRHPQQGAHPTSSPAGSTPHVIPSKEHTHIIPRKEHTHIIPRKEHTHIIPRKEHTPRHPQRSTPHIIPSKEHTPCHPQQGAHPTSSPKEHTPRHPQRSAPHVIPRKEHTPRHPQRSTPHVIPSKEHTPRHPQQGAHPTSSPARSTPHVIPSKEHTPRHPQRSTPHVIPKGAHHTSSPERSTPHVIPKGAHHTSSPARSTPHVIPSKEHTPRHPQQGAHPTSPPARSTPHVIPKGAHPTSSPAGSTPHVIPSREHTPRHPQQGAHPTSSPKEHTPHHPQQGAHPTSSPGRSTPHIIPSKEHTPRHPQRSTPHVIPSREHTPRHPQQGAHPTSSPARSTPHVIPSREHTPRHPQQGAHPTSSPGRSTPHVIPSKEHTPHHPQEGAHPTSSPAGSTPHIIPRKEHTPHHPQQGAHPTSSPARSTPHVIPSREHTPHHPQRSTPHIIPSKEHTPRHPQQGAHPTSSPGRSTPHIIPRKEHTPHHPQEGAHPTSSPAGSTPHIIPSREHTPRHPQQGAHPTSSPARSTPHVIPSKEHTPHHPQQGAHPTSSPARSTPHIIPSKEHTPRHPQQGAHPTSSPARSMVTG